The following coding sequences are from one Nicotiana tomentosiformis chromosome 3, ASM39032v3, whole genome shotgun sequence window:
- the LOC104109764 gene encoding probable serine/threonine protein kinase IREH1 isoform X1, producing MVFKGRFFSSKKPETSSPDGSYNSPRSSGSNSNSPVRSDKKKGKSKDNSPSTPTSLSSFASSFKDKKKKDKDATNKGKESPSSVEVKKETAATFNLKKGGLTETTKETAGATASFPLSPIMASSLGLNKIKTRSGPLPQESFFGYGSSSREKGNALGSSNLSKTVGDGPSLSSGSGMKSIGKKDEKKSVLGSPENAPLRERSPHIPGPSRLQSGESSSGAGQFNSSWGHSGGLRGIDVSTPELKTSYVCDNPKESESPRFQAILRVTSAPRKRFPADIKSFSHELNSKGVRPYPFWKPRGLNNLEEVLTMIRAKFDKAKEEVDSDLRIFAADLVGVLEKNAETHPEWQETIEDLLVLARSCAMTSPGEFWLQCEGIVQDLDDRRQELPMGTLKQLHTRMLFILTRCTRLLQFHKESAFAEDEPVFQLRQSLQPVEKRIPPGMGRNSKMSGPMQFPKVPAPRKFYSQEQHGLEWKRDQAVQQGDSQALQAENPKHLESPGGRGDQMASWKKFPTPAVKSPKQASPTKDTIEGNIEPSKLFMNKRGTPDVDLAAAKHPQLLSAKDSHAHSSIPSKHQYKVSWGYWGDQPSVSDESSIICRICEEEVPTLHVEDHSRICAIADRCDQKGLSVNERLIRIADTLEKLMESFSQKDFQPTVGSPDVAKISNSSVTEESEPFSPKLSDWSRRGSEDMLDSFPEADNSMFMDELKGLPTMSCKTRFGPKSDQGMTTSSAGSMTPRSPLQTPRTSQIDLLLAGKGGFSEHDDLPQMNELADIARCVANTPLDDDQSLSYLLSCLEDLKVVTERRKLDALTVETFGTRIEKLIREKYLQLCELVDDDKVDITSTVIDEDAPLEDDVVRSLRTSPIHSKDRTSIDDFEIIKPISRGAFGRVFLAKKRATGDFFAIKVLKKADMIRKNAVESILAERDILISVRNPFVVRFFYSFTCRENLYLVMEYLNGGDLYSLLRNLGCLDEDVARVYIAEVVLALEYLHSLQVVHRDLKPDNLLIAHDGHIKLTDFGLSKVGLINSTDDLSGPAVSGASMMEDDESQLWAPEHQQERRGKRSAVGTPDYLAPEILLGTGHGFTADWWSVGVILFELIVGIPPFNAEHPQKIFDNILNCNIPWPGVPEEMSFEAHDLIDRLLTEDPNQRLGAGGASEVKQHPFFRDINWDTLARQKAAFVPASESALDTSYFTSRFSWNPSDERVCAASEFEDSSDNGSVSGSSSCLSNRHDELVDECGGLAEFESGSSINYSFSNFSFKNLSQLASINYDLLSKGWKDDQPTNPNA from the exons ATGGTGTTCAAAGGTCGATTTTTCTCATCGAAGAAACCGGAAACCTCAAGTCCAGATGGATCCTACAACAGTCCGAGATCCAGTGGGTCTAACTCCAACTCTCCGGTCCGATCCGATAAGAAGAAAGGCAAGTCTAAGGACAACTCTCCAAGTACACCTACTTCCTTGTCAAGTTTTGCTAGCAGCTTCAAAGATAAGAAGAAAAAGGATAAGGATGCTACTAATAAAGGCAAAGAAAGCCCAAGTAGTGTGGAAGTTAAAAAAGAAACGGCGGCAACGTTCAATTTGAAGAAAGGAGGGTTAACGGAAACTACTAAAGAAACTGCTGGGGCTACTGCTTCTTTTCCGTTGTCACCGATAATGGCGTCATCGTTGGGCTTGAATAAAATTAAAACACGATCAGGGCCGTTGCCGCAGGAGAGCTTTTTTGGATATGGGAGTAGTAGTAGAGAGAAAGGAAATGCTTTAGGTTCCAGCAACTTGTCTAAGACTGTCGGTGATGGGCCGTCATTGAGTTCTGGTTCGGGAATGAAAAGTATAGGGAAGAAGGATGAGAAGAAGTCAGTATTGGGGTCTCCCGAGAATGCTCCATTGAGGGAGAGAAGCCCACATATACCAGGCCCATCAAGGCTGCAGAGCGGTGAATCATCTTCTGGAGCAG GGCAATTCAATTCATCTTGGGGCCATTCTGGAGGTCTCAGAGGCATAGATGTATCTACTCCCGAATTGAAG ACATCTTATGTATGTGATAATCCAAAGGAGTCCGAATCACCCCGCTTTCAAGCTATACTGCGGGTAACCAGTGCACCTAGGAAAAGGTTTCCTGCAGATATAAAAAGTTTCTCCCATGAACTTAATTCCAAAGGCGTACGGCCTTATCCATTCTGGAAGCCTCGAGGTTTAAACAATTTGGAG GAGGTCTTAACCATGATTAGAGCAAAGTTCGACAAAGCAAAGGAGGAAGTGGACTCTGATCTGCGTATTTTCGCGGCAGATCTGGTTGGAGTTCTGGAAAAAAATGCAGAAACCCATCCAGAATGGCAGGAAACGATTGAAGATTTGCTGGTTTTGGCTCGGAGCTGTGCAATGACATCACCAGGGGAATTTTGGCTTCAATGTGAGGGGATTGTTCAGGACCTGGATGACAGACGCCAGGAACTTCCAATGGGTACACTGAAGCAGCTGCATACTAGGATGCTTTTTATACTTACAAGGTGTACACGATTGCTTCAATTCCACAAGGAAAGTGCATTTGCTGAGGATGAACCTGTATTTCAACTTCGTCAATCGTTGCAGCCTGTGGAAAAACGCATTCCTCCAGGCATGGGAAGAAATAGTAAGATGTCTGGCCCTATGCAATTCCCAAAGGTGCCGGCCCCAAGAAAATTTTATAGTCAGGAACAACATGGGTTAGAGTGGAAGAGAGATCAGGCTGTACAGCAAGGAGACTCTCAGGCCTTGCAAGCGGAAAATCCAAAACATTTGGAGTCTCCTGGTGGAAGGGGAGATCAAATGGCATCCTGGAAGAAATTTCCAACTCCAGCAGTAAAAAGTCCCAAACAAGCTTCTCCAACCAAGGACACAATTGAAGGCAATATTGAACCTTCAAAGCTATTTATGAACAAAAGAGGAACTCCTGATGTAGATCTAGCTGCTGCCAAGCATCCTCAGCTTCTTTCTGCTAAAGATTCTCATGCACACTCTTCAATTCCTTCCAAGCACCAGTATAAAGTTTCTTGGGGCTACTGGGGTGATCAACCAAGTGTATCAGATGAAAGTTCAATAATTTGTCGCATTTGTGAGGAGGAGGTTCCCACTTTGCATGTGGAAGACCACTCCAGAATTTGTGCTATTGCTGATCGTTGTGATCAAAAGGGTCTTAGTGTCAATGAGCGCTTGATTAGAATTGCAGATACTCTTGAGAAGCTCATGGAGTCATTTTCACAGAAAGACTTCCAGCCAACTGTTGGAAGTCCAGATGTCGCAAAAATATCAAACTCTAGTGTAACCGAGGAATCTGAACCTTTCTCTCCAAAACTTAGTGATTGGTCACGCAGAGGTTCAGAAGACATGCTGGACTCTTTTCCTGAAGCAGATAACTCTATGTTCATGGATGAACTTAAAGGTTTACCCACTATGTCTTGTAAAACCCGCTTTGGACCAAAGTCAGATCAAGGAATGACAACATCATCTGCAGGCAGCATGACCCCTAGGTCCCCCTTGCAGACACCAAGGACCAGTCAGATAGACCTGTTATTGGCAGGTAAAGGTGGTTTCTCTGAGCATGACGATCTCCCTCAG ATGAATGAACTGGCAGATATTGCTCGATGTGTGGCAAATACGCCTTTAGATGATGATCAGTCTCTGTCCTATTTGCTCTCTTGCCTTGAAGATCTGAAAGTTGTGACGGAACGCAGAAAGTTGGATGCACTTACAGTGGAAACATTTGGAACCCGCATAGAGAAGCTGATAAG GGAGAAGTATTTGCAACTATGCGAACTAGTTGATGATGACAAGGTTGATATCACTAGCACTGTCATTGATGAAGATGCTCCCTTGGAAGATGATGTTGTGCGTAGCTTGAGAACCAGCCCTATTCATTCGAAAGACCGTACCTCTATAGATGACTTCGAGATAATAAAACCAATTAGTCGTGGTGCATTTGGCCGTGTTTTCTTGGCGAAAAAGAGAGCAACTGGAGATTTCTTTGCAATTAAG GTTTTGAAAAAGGCAGATATGATACGCAAAAATGCCGTTGAGAGTATCTTGGCGGAACGTGATATTTTAATATCGGTTCGCAATCCCTTTGTG GTTCGCTTCTTCTACTCATTTACTTGCCGTGAAAACTTGTACCTTGTGATGGAATACCTGAATGGGGGGGACCTGTATTCATTGTTGAGGAATCTTGGTTGCTTGGATGAAGATGTTGCTCGTGTATATATTGCTGAAGTA GTGCTTGCTCTGGAATATCTGCACTCTTTGCAAGTGGTTCATCGTGATTTAAAGCCAGACAATTTGTTGATTGCTCATGATGGTCATATCAAG TTGACGGACTTTGGGCTTTCTAAAGTTGGTCTTATCAATAGCACAGATGACTTGTCTGGTCCTGCAGTCAGTGGAGCATCCATGATGGAAGATGATGAATCTCAGTTATGGGCACCTGAGCATCAGCAGGAGAGGCGCGGGAAACGTTCTGCTGTTGGCACACCAGACTATTTGGCACCCGAAATCCTTCTAGGAACAGGGCATG GTTTCACGGCTGATTGGTGGTCTGTGGGTGTTATCCTCTTTGAGTTGATTGTTGGCATTCCACCTTTTAATGCAGAGCACCCTCAG AAAATATTCGACAATATTCTCAATTGTAATATACCTTGGCCTGGAGTTCCTGAGGAAATGAGTTTTGAGGCACATGATCTGATTGACCG GTTACTAACAGAAGATCCTAACCAGAGACTTGGAGCCGGAGGAGCCTCAGAG GTGAAGCAGCACCCCTTTTTTAGGGATATTAACTGGGACACACTTGCTAGACAGAAG GCTGCGTTTGTGCCTGCTTCAGAAAGTGCACTGGATACAAGTTACTTCACCAGTCGCTTCTCTTGGAATCCTTCAGATGAACGCGTATGCGCAGCCAGTGAATTTGAGGATTCTAGCGACAATGGTAGTGTTAGCGGTAGTAGCAGTTGTTTAAGTAATCGTCATGATGAACTG GTTGATGAGTGTGGTGGTCTTGCAGAATTTGAGTCAGGCTCTTCCATCAACTATTCTTTTAGTAACTTCTCATTCAAG
- the LOC104109764 gene encoding probable serine/threonine protein kinase IREH1 isoform X2 yields MVFKGRFFSSKKPETSSPDGSYNSPRSSGSNSNSPVRSDKKKGKSKDNSPSTPTSLSSFASSFKDKKKKDKDATNKGKESPSSVEVKKETAATFNLKKGGLTETTKETAGATASFPLSPIMASSLGLNKIKTRSGPLPQESFFGYGSSSREKGNALGSSNLSKTVGDGPSLSSGSGMKSIGKKDEKKSVLGSPENAPLRERSPHIPGPSRLQSGESSSGAGQFNSSWGHSGGLRGIDVSTPELKTSYVCDNPKESESPRFQAILRVTSAPRKRFPADIKSFSHELNSKGVRPYPFWKPRGLNNLEEVLTMIRAKFDKAKEEVDSDLRIFAADLVGVLEKNAETHPEWQETIEDLLVLARSCAMTSPGEFWLQCEGIVQDLDDRRQELPMGTLKQLHTRMLFILTRCTRLLQFHKESAFAEDEPVFQLRQSLQPVEKRIPPGMGRNSKMSGPMQFPKVPAPRKFYSQEQHGLEWKRDQAVQQGDSQALQAENPKHLESPGGRGDQMASWKKFPTPAVKSPKQASPTKDTIEGNIEPSKLFMNKRGTPDVDLAAAKHPQLLSAKDSHAHSSIPSKHQYKVSWGYWGDQPSVSDESSIICRICEEEVPTLHVEDHSRICAIADRCDQKGLSVNERLIRIADTLEKLMESFSQKDFQPTVGSPDVAKISNSSVTEESEPFSPKLSDWSRRGSEDMLDSFPEADNSMFMDELKGLPTMSCKTRFGPKSDQGMTTSSAGSMTPRSPLQTPRTSQIDLLLAGKGGFSEHDDLPQMNELADIARCVANTPLDDDQSLSYLLSCLEDLKVVTERRKLDALTVETFGTRIEKLIREKYLQLCELVDDDKVDITSTVIDEDAPLEDDVVRSLRTSPIHSKDRTSIDDFEIIKPISRGAFGRVFLAKKRATGDFFAIKVLKKADMIRKNAVESILAERDILISVRNPFVVRFFYSFTCRENLYLVMEYLNGGDLYSLLRNLGCLDEDVARVYIAEVVLALEYLHSLQVVHRDLKPDNLLIAHDGHIKLTDFGLSKVGLINSTDDLSGPAVSGASMMEDDESQLWAPEHQQERRGKRSAVGTPDYLAPEILLGTGHGFTADWWSVGVILFELIVGIPPFNAEHPQKIFDNILNCNIPWPGVPEEMSFEAHDLIDRLLSLSISGY; encoded by the exons ATGGTGTTCAAAGGTCGATTTTTCTCATCGAAGAAACCGGAAACCTCAAGTCCAGATGGATCCTACAACAGTCCGAGATCCAGTGGGTCTAACTCCAACTCTCCGGTCCGATCCGATAAGAAGAAAGGCAAGTCTAAGGACAACTCTCCAAGTACACCTACTTCCTTGTCAAGTTTTGCTAGCAGCTTCAAAGATAAGAAGAAAAAGGATAAGGATGCTACTAATAAAGGCAAAGAAAGCCCAAGTAGTGTGGAAGTTAAAAAAGAAACGGCGGCAACGTTCAATTTGAAGAAAGGAGGGTTAACGGAAACTACTAAAGAAACTGCTGGGGCTACTGCTTCTTTTCCGTTGTCACCGATAATGGCGTCATCGTTGGGCTTGAATAAAATTAAAACACGATCAGGGCCGTTGCCGCAGGAGAGCTTTTTTGGATATGGGAGTAGTAGTAGAGAGAAAGGAAATGCTTTAGGTTCCAGCAACTTGTCTAAGACTGTCGGTGATGGGCCGTCATTGAGTTCTGGTTCGGGAATGAAAAGTATAGGGAAGAAGGATGAGAAGAAGTCAGTATTGGGGTCTCCCGAGAATGCTCCATTGAGGGAGAGAAGCCCACATATACCAGGCCCATCAAGGCTGCAGAGCGGTGAATCATCTTCTGGAGCAG GGCAATTCAATTCATCTTGGGGCCATTCTGGAGGTCTCAGAGGCATAGATGTATCTACTCCCGAATTGAAG ACATCTTATGTATGTGATAATCCAAAGGAGTCCGAATCACCCCGCTTTCAAGCTATACTGCGGGTAACCAGTGCACCTAGGAAAAGGTTTCCTGCAGATATAAAAAGTTTCTCCCATGAACTTAATTCCAAAGGCGTACGGCCTTATCCATTCTGGAAGCCTCGAGGTTTAAACAATTTGGAG GAGGTCTTAACCATGATTAGAGCAAAGTTCGACAAAGCAAAGGAGGAAGTGGACTCTGATCTGCGTATTTTCGCGGCAGATCTGGTTGGAGTTCTGGAAAAAAATGCAGAAACCCATCCAGAATGGCAGGAAACGATTGAAGATTTGCTGGTTTTGGCTCGGAGCTGTGCAATGACATCACCAGGGGAATTTTGGCTTCAATGTGAGGGGATTGTTCAGGACCTGGATGACAGACGCCAGGAACTTCCAATGGGTACACTGAAGCAGCTGCATACTAGGATGCTTTTTATACTTACAAGGTGTACACGATTGCTTCAATTCCACAAGGAAAGTGCATTTGCTGAGGATGAACCTGTATTTCAACTTCGTCAATCGTTGCAGCCTGTGGAAAAACGCATTCCTCCAGGCATGGGAAGAAATAGTAAGATGTCTGGCCCTATGCAATTCCCAAAGGTGCCGGCCCCAAGAAAATTTTATAGTCAGGAACAACATGGGTTAGAGTGGAAGAGAGATCAGGCTGTACAGCAAGGAGACTCTCAGGCCTTGCAAGCGGAAAATCCAAAACATTTGGAGTCTCCTGGTGGAAGGGGAGATCAAATGGCATCCTGGAAGAAATTTCCAACTCCAGCAGTAAAAAGTCCCAAACAAGCTTCTCCAACCAAGGACACAATTGAAGGCAATATTGAACCTTCAAAGCTATTTATGAACAAAAGAGGAACTCCTGATGTAGATCTAGCTGCTGCCAAGCATCCTCAGCTTCTTTCTGCTAAAGATTCTCATGCACACTCTTCAATTCCTTCCAAGCACCAGTATAAAGTTTCTTGGGGCTACTGGGGTGATCAACCAAGTGTATCAGATGAAAGTTCAATAATTTGTCGCATTTGTGAGGAGGAGGTTCCCACTTTGCATGTGGAAGACCACTCCAGAATTTGTGCTATTGCTGATCGTTGTGATCAAAAGGGTCTTAGTGTCAATGAGCGCTTGATTAGAATTGCAGATACTCTTGAGAAGCTCATGGAGTCATTTTCACAGAAAGACTTCCAGCCAACTGTTGGAAGTCCAGATGTCGCAAAAATATCAAACTCTAGTGTAACCGAGGAATCTGAACCTTTCTCTCCAAAACTTAGTGATTGGTCACGCAGAGGTTCAGAAGACATGCTGGACTCTTTTCCTGAAGCAGATAACTCTATGTTCATGGATGAACTTAAAGGTTTACCCACTATGTCTTGTAAAACCCGCTTTGGACCAAAGTCAGATCAAGGAATGACAACATCATCTGCAGGCAGCATGACCCCTAGGTCCCCCTTGCAGACACCAAGGACCAGTCAGATAGACCTGTTATTGGCAGGTAAAGGTGGTTTCTCTGAGCATGACGATCTCCCTCAG ATGAATGAACTGGCAGATATTGCTCGATGTGTGGCAAATACGCCTTTAGATGATGATCAGTCTCTGTCCTATTTGCTCTCTTGCCTTGAAGATCTGAAAGTTGTGACGGAACGCAGAAAGTTGGATGCACTTACAGTGGAAACATTTGGAACCCGCATAGAGAAGCTGATAAG GGAGAAGTATTTGCAACTATGCGAACTAGTTGATGATGACAAGGTTGATATCACTAGCACTGTCATTGATGAAGATGCTCCCTTGGAAGATGATGTTGTGCGTAGCTTGAGAACCAGCCCTATTCATTCGAAAGACCGTACCTCTATAGATGACTTCGAGATAATAAAACCAATTAGTCGTGGTGCATTTGGCCGTGTTTTCTTGGCGAAAAAGAGAGCAACTGGAGATTTCTTTGCAATTAAG GTTTTGAAAAAGGCAGATATGATACGCAAAAATGCCGTTGAGAGTATCTTGGCGGAACGTGATATTTTAATATCGGTTCGCAATCCCTTTGTG GTTCGCTTCTTCTACTCATTTACTTGCCGTGAAAACTTGTACCTTGTGATGGAATACCTGAATGGGGGGGACCTGTATTCATTGTTGAGGAATCTTGGTTGCTTGGATGAAGATGTTGCTCGTGTATATATTGCTGAAGTA GTGCTTGCTCTGGAATATCTGCACTCTTTGCAAGTGGTTCATCGTGATTTAAAGCCAGACAATTTGTTGATTGCTCATGATGGTCATATCAAG TTGACGGACTTTGGGCTTTCTAAAGTTGGTCTTATCAATAGCACAGATGACTTGTCTGGTCCTGCAGTCAGTGGAGCATCCATGATGGAAGATGATGAATCTCAGTTATGGGCACCTGAGCATCAGCAGGAGAGGCGCGGGAAACGTTCTGCTGTTGGCACACCAGACTATTTGGCACCCGAAATCCTTCTAGGAACAGGGCATG GTTTCACGGCTGATTGGTGGTCTGTGGGTGTTATCCTCTTTGAGTTGATTGTTGGCATTCCACCTTTTAATGCAGAGCACCCTCAG AAAATATTCGACAATATTCTCAATTGTAATATACCTTGGCCTGGAGTTCCTGAGGAAATGAGTTTTGAGGCACATGATCTGATTGACCG GCTGCTGTCATTGTCAATTTCAGGTTACTAA